One Oncorhynchus mykiss isolate Arlee chromosome 9, USDA_OmykA_1.1, whole genome shotgun sequence genomic window, GAGAACGTGTTGTCAGTCAACGTAGCTGGTAAGACGAGGGTGAAATAAAAAACTGAAGTGACGTAAGCACTAGGCCCTTGTTTTCCATTTAAACCTATGCTTTGCTAATTAAGTGGCTTAATCTTGCAGATGAAATATTAGCTACCTAAAATGTATTCAAGAGTATACTTCACATTacacaatatattttttaattcaacctttatttaactagacaagtcagttaagaacaaattcttatttacaataacgacctaccctggccaaacccggacgaagctgggccaattgtgcgccgcctaatgggactcccaatcacggcctgatgtgatacagcctggatcagTTTGTGCCCTCACGATACCGATGTCTTTATATGTCATTTCAACCACTGCAGGACCCATCTTCCACCTCTGTTGTGATATCACTGGACTCCCAGCAGGACCAATCACATGTCTGTATTTTGTGTGATATCACAGGACCCGGCGGTGACTCTGGATGTTCCACTGGGCGCCATTGGCCGGGTGGAGAAGATGGGCGGAGCCTCCAGTCGGGGGGAGAACTCATACGGGCTGGACATCACCTGCAAGGTCAGATACTGCGTCATGGTCCTGACCACCCCTATGAATATACGTACATAGTGGTTCAGTCCAATTAGATCTGATAACCAGACTAGGACTGAACCACTATGTATAAAAACAGGAGTGTAGGAAAttgagatgttggaacattggaaAAGATTACAACTATTTATTTTGTACTGACAGCATTTTGTGTGTCCTGTGTCAACGTGCGTCCGTCTTCCCGGTTGTTAATGCATGTCTCTCCCAACAGGACATGAGGAACCTGAGGTTTGCGTTGAAGCAGGAGGGACACAGCAGAAGGGACATCTTTGACATCCTGTTTAAATATGCCTTCCCCCTATCCCACGGTCTGGTACATACACACCTTTTATTTAGTCACCTGATATCATGACCGCCTTTTAACAACTGTATAATAACTATGACAAGAGAAGTGCTTTATTAGAGTTGATCTGTTAGCTGTATCCTGTTATTTGTCTTTGCTAGGGCTGGcaataatagttttttttttagtcGAGCAatagtaaatacattttaaatgatgGCACAGGAgactgtctgagtggactaatcctgTGTGGAGGCCGCAGAGAAGGTACAACAGTATCACCACTAGTACATTTACCGtcatttctaatctacaatgtttgtttgtttggttacggGAATTTCTCTTGATgcattcaattattattattgttattatagtCTTGCCGTTGTCATTGTTGAAGTGGACACGTTGTTAGAGCCCACAACTTAGGCTACACTTGTGGGGAGAATGTTTTGGTGTATTGCATTCCATATACCAGTTGTCAATTTATTcattgacaggagcgctccaaacaaaaaGACCATCTTGAATAAGGACACGCACCTGATTACACATTTAGAAGTTTGACTTTTCTACCTGGCCTGCATGCAAATGTAGgcttataaatgtgcccatttggggatctgatactatttctgattgtcttaactcaccatcactgtggagcttctcaaagtcatgGTTTCTTTGCCTCAAACAGCAAggaaacaaagtctgtttttacatccattgagaatgaatAGTTCTTCATTGTAGCCTATTTGAAGAATctgtccagctctctctccctttcgataaccactaaGCATGAAAAACATGTCAGATTCTGGTTaggtggaaacatcataaaatgggcctacctgattacttcttatcctttGGGCAAATAGCCTacatctgtgtgtctctgtccagAGCTCACTGGTGTGggaaactgagggcccagaatattttctacaatgttgcaagtttgctaaAACAAGCTTCCAGCTgaccaagttaatagttgatacaatgtttcaagttccttgcagacaggccaggtgtagccaatgtgatttataggatatttattttttaatcgggatattttctacctacgggctgcaatgtttttatttgttggctttatgtaggctatttttacatgttgacaatagaagttacttttagatttggaTCATTTTCATTTAGAATGTTGATGAACCACATGACattgattttgagatatgaagacgTAATtataaatgaaactgttccacgaaaatgtgcataCGAAAGCCATGACTGGcacgcagatcagtagaaatggtaggataactTGGCTCTCCGAATGGAAAAGGTTGCCTATTACAGGCAACTTCAGCAGCTTAAAGGTAGAATCTGTGAAGATCGGCGGGAGGTTTTCTTCTGGACCGGTtatattgatctctggctcccaCTTTAGTCATTTGTGTGACTTAATTTTTAATCgcagtgcttaaagcatcagacaagctctgtagcctacatatagttgattttattcaaacagGGTGTGTATGTGGAAAAATACTTGTTTTAAAATTATATTAATCGATTGGTGGAAAGGAAGACGACTCTCGGTCGaccaacattatttttttttttgtcgagACAGCCCTAGTCTTTGCACATCACTAGAGAAGAGTCAACATTCACTCACAATAAGCAGTTGATTTAGCGAAGCTCTCATGTTTGCGTGACAAATAAAACCTTGGTAAAGTCAatcccattttctctctctctgtctctctgtctctctgtctctctgtctctctgtctctctgtctctctgtctctctgtctctctgtctctctctgtctctctgtctgtagcttCTGTTTGCGTACCTGAGTCAAGAGAAATTTGAAGAGAATGGCTGGAGTGTGTACAAACCCATGGAAGAGTTCAGACGGCAGGTAGGACTTATCATTGTCTTACTAAATGTGTCATTACATTGTTTTTGCCAGTCTTCAAGGTTGTCTGTGTTGGGATAGATCCAATATCCCAGCTTTTAACTCGGTCACTTAGTCTGCTTAAATAGTGTCGCTTGAAGATACCCAGGTGAAGACAACCTAATCATTCCACCACAAAGCTTTTGCAAATGAACCGATTCATGGGACCAGCGCTGTTAAACTAGCATAGCTAGTCCCATTGTTTAGGATTATTCCTCATTTATGCAAAGCATTGTGGTATATTAGAATCCTCTTGTCTTAACCATTTACCTTCAACCTCGTCATCAGTGACGTAGCACTGTACCTCACCAATAATGCCTCTGAGTCACAGCCTGCAATCTCTTCTCTGATTGGCTGTTTGTCTCCCCCGTCACCAGGGCTTACCCAATGACAAGTGGCGTGTCACGTTCATCAATGCCAACTATGAGCTGTGCGACACCTACCCCACCATACTGGTGGTTCCCTTCAAAGCTACAGAGGAAGACCTGAGGAAAGTGTGTACCTTCAGGTCCAGAGGACGCATTCCCGTGAGTCCTTTCTCCCCTCATcccaccctcctcaccctcttcctgccGTCCTTTCCCCCCCTCATCCCACCCTCTTCCTGCCGTCCTTTCCCCCCCTCATcccaccctcctcaccctcttcctgccGTCCTTTCCCCCCTCATcccaccctcctcaccctcttcctgccGTCCTTTCCCCCCTCATCCCACCCTCTTCCTGCCGTCCTTCCCCCCCTCATcccaccctcctcaccctcttcctgccGTCCTTTCGCCCCCTCATcccaccctcctcaccctcttcctgccGTCCTATcccaccctcctcaccctcttcctgccgtcctttccccccctcatcccaccctcctcaccctcttcctgccgtcctttccccccctcatcccaccctcctcaccctcttcctgccgtcctttccccccctcatcccaccctcctcaccctcttcctgccgtcctttccccccctcatcccaccctcctcaccctcttcctgccgtcctttccccccctcatcccaccctcctcaccctcttcctgccgtcctttccccccctcatcccaccctcctcaccctcttcctgccgtcctttccccccctcatcccaccctcctcaccctcttcctgccgtcctttccccccctcatcccaccctcctcaccctcttcctgccgtcctttccccccctcatcccaccctcctcaccctcttcctgccGTCCTTTCCCCCCTCATcccaccctcctcatcctcttcctgcCGTCCTATcccaccctcctcatcctcttcctgcCATCCTTTCCcccctcataccaccctcctcatcctcttcctgcCGTCCTTTCCCCCCTTTCTTTCCCTGTACCTatatctcctttctctcccatgtctcttcatccctctgttctTTCTTTgactcccccacccccccaaccTACCTAACCATCTTTctgcccccacccccccaacCTACCTaactatctctctgtcctccccaacTTCTAGGTGCTGTCGTGGATCCACCGTGAGAACCAGGCTGTTATCTGCCGCTGCTCCCAGCCCCTGGTGGGGATGTCTGGGAAGAGGAACAAGGATGACGAGCGCTACCTGGATCTCATCCGGGAGGCTAACGGCACCGCCAAGCTCACCATCTACGACGCACGGCCCAGCGTCAATGCCGTCGCCAACAAGGTCAGGGTCAAAGGTTAAATGTCGAAAGGTCATGTCTGTGTCTCATGAGGTGCGTTGGTTGGGTTCCGCTGGGAGGCGGTGTGTAGGTGTCGGCCTCATGGATCGTCCAGACAGAGATGTCATAGATACGTGGGACTTTTCTAGGTACGTTTCTGGATTCCTTGTCAGAGTACTTCCCAGAGAATCTTTTAAGCGACCCTTTTTCTCTGGGTTGATGTAGATGTAGGTCTTTTGGTTTGTCTTCCATAGAGAGATGGACTGTGTGTTCTTTTGTTGTTCACTGTAGGCTCTTGCTAGTTGCCTCCTACATTGTATGCTGGTGTCAGAAGTAAGAACTGAGGAGGTAGAGTTTAGAAGCTAAGAGGACACAGCaactacactgtgtgtgtgtgtgtgttggggtgtgacgcaACGCCCACCGCACCCCGCTCAGAGTGAAATGGAATGTTGGGACTCAAATTACTAATATGGAATGCAATCTATATAATAATCCCCAAATTCCTACCCGTGAGAGGATTCCCCTGACCTAACTAGCTTCCCCTGACCTGCAGTGTGTTCCAACAGCTGACCACAACCCCGACGCGTTTACAATGAACCCTGTTTGAATCCTGCCCTCCTTGAAGTGATCACTGTTCTGACCATGTTGGAATGGGTGAAAACCATAGAATAAAATACTGCATTTCCATGAGTGAAACCTCACTTTAATTTATCCAACCacatttattattatatatttttttaaattgaacctttatttaactaggcaagtcggttaagaacacattcttataaCATGCAGGCCAGTGATAGCgtcaagagagggagggaagaattatataaatattttttttagttTTCAAACTGGTCCTGTGATTCTCCATTTTTGTCCATGAATGATGAGTCTTCAACCTCtgacctctatcccctctctctaggCCACGGGTGGGGGTTACGAGGGTGACGATGCATATCAGAACGCTGAGCTGGTGTTTCTAGACATACACAACATCCACGTGATGAGAGAGTCCCTGAAGAAGCTAAAAGACATTGTCTATCCCAATGTAGAGGAGTCACACTGGCTGTCCAGTCTGGAGTCTACACACTGGCTAGAACACATCAAGGTAGTGGGGTACACACACTTCCCACAGCCCTCTCCTCTCTGGAGCTGGCCAGCTAGCAGATCAGTGGAGGGGTAACCGTGTGCTGGTCCTCTGTAGtgaatctctctctgtcgctctctagCTGGTCATATCTGGAGCCATCCAAGTAGCAGACAAGATATCAGGAGGTAACTCTGTGGTGGTCCACTGTAGTGATGGGTGGGACCGGACGGCCCAGCTCACCTCTCTGGCCATGCTGATGCTGGACAGCCACTACCGCACTCTGAGAGGATTCCAGGTAAACCACTTTGTGACAACGGCTAATGTACCAAGAGCTTTTATAAAGTACATTTGATTTGTGATCGATTGATTCCAGGTACTGCTGGAGAAGGAGTGGATCAGCTTCGGACACAAGTTTGCCAATGTAAGTCCACCCTGTTCCAAGGCATTCACTCACAGTTTATGATGAGAATGAAAAAAGGAGCTTCGCTCTGAACTCTGATAATGAAGAGTTTTCAGTCATAGATGTTCTTTTATTTGTGCTGTCAACTGGGGACCAAATGGTCTGTGGggaagcagtggaggctgctgaggggaggacggctcataataatagctGGAACGGAGTAAAATGGAATGGCCTGCTACTTGGATAAacaattccgctccagccattaccacgagcccatcctcccaaatgaaggtgccaccaacctcctgtgatgggAAGCAACTAAACTGACCAATATTGTGTACAGATAAATGACCAGGAAGATGGGGGAAAAAGAAGAAACCTGCACGCTGCTCTTTattaagctttacgtatcggcctcggggccttcgtcagagcattacgtatcggcctcggggccttcgtcagagcattacgtatcggcctccaggccttcgtcagagcattacgtatcggcctccaggccttcgtcagagctttacgtatcggcctcggggccttcgtcagagctttacgtatcggcctcggggccttcgtcagagccttacgtatcggcctcggggccttcgtcagagctttacgtatcggcctccgggccttcgtcagagccttacgtatcggcctccaggccttcgtcagagcattacgtatcggcctccaggccttcgtcagagctttacgtatcggcctccaGGCCTTCGTCAGAGCATTACGTATCGGCCTCCAGGCCTTCGTCAGAGCATTACGTATTGGCCTCCAGGCCTTCGTCAGAGCATTACGTATCGGCCTccaggccttcgtcagagccttacgtatcggcctccaggccttcgtcagagcattacgtatcggcctccaggccttcgtcagagcattacgtatcggcctccaggccttcgtcagagcattacgtatcggcctccaggccttcgtcagagcattacgtatcggcctccaggccttcgtcagagcattacgtatcggcctccaggccttcgtcagagcattacgtatcggcctccaggccttcgtcagagctttacgtatcggcctccaggccttcgtcagagctttacgtatcggcctccaggccttcgtcagagctttacgtatcggcctccaggccttcgtcagagcattacgtatcggcctccaggccttcgtcagagctttacgtatcggcctccaggccttcgtcagagccttACGTAtcggccttcgtcagagccttacgtatcggcctccaggccttcgtcagagcattacgtatcggcctccaggccttcgtcagagcattacgtatcggcctccaggccttcgtcagagcattacgtatcggcctccaggccttcgtcagagccttacgtatcggcctccaggccttcgtcagagcattacgtatcggcctccgggccttcgtcagagctttacgtatcggcctcggggccttcgtcagagctttacgtatcggcctcgggGCCTTCGTcaagagctttacgtatcggcctcggggccttcgtcagagctttacgtatcggcctcggggccttcgtcagagctttacgtatcggcctcggggccttcgtcagagctttacgtatcggcctcgggGCCTTCGCCAGAGCCTTACGTATCGGCCTCGGGGCCTTCGTCAGAGCCTTACGTATCGGCCTCGGGGCCTTCGTCAGAGCCTTACGTATCGGCCTCGGGGCCTTCGTCAGAGCCTTACATATCGGCCTCGGGGCCTTCGTCAGAGCCTTACGTATCGGCCTCGGGGCCTTCGTCAGAgccttacgtatcggcctcaggGCCTTCGTCAGAGCCTTACGTATCGGCCTCGGGGACTTCGTCAGAGCCTTACGTATTGGCCTCcgggccttcgtcagagctttacgtatcggcctcgggGCCTTCGTCA contains:
- the LOC110531442 gene encoding myotubularin isoform X1, with protein sequence MASASIPVYSSSNNPLENSSSHNASRESLKMEPLADCSLLPGEERIIDKDIIYICPFSGALKGKVFITNYRLYFKSTDADPAVTLDVPLGAIGRVEKMGGASSRGENSYGLDITCKDMRNLRFALKQEGHSRRDIFDILFKYAFPLSHGLLLFAYLSQEKFEENGWSVYKPMEEFRRQGLPNDKWRVTFINANYELCDTYPTILVVPFKATEEDLRKVCTFRSRGRIPVLSWIHRENQAVICRCSQPLVGMSGKRNKDDERYLDLIREANGTAKLTIYDARPSVNAVANKATGGGYEGDDAYQNAELVFLDIHNIHVMRESLKKLKDIVYPNVEESHWLSSLESTHWLEHIKLVISGAIQVADKISGGNSVVVHCSDGWDRTAQLTSLAMLMLDSHYRTLRGFQVLLEKEWISFGHKFANRIGHGDKNHADQDRSPIFVQFIDCVWQMTKQFPTAFEFNERLLVTILDHLFSCRFGTFLFNCERARDTNELRSKTVSLWSLVNSDLSFYQNPFYTPESNRVLYPVASMRHLELWVTYYIRWNPRIRQQQQSPVEQRYIELLALRDEYLKKLEELQLSDSSPNSSHLSNSSTPNAASPTQHITHLHTPF
- the LOC110531442 gene encoding myotubularin isoform X2, coding for MASASIPVYSSSNNPLENSSSHNASRESLKMEPLADCSLLPGEERIIDKDIIYICPFSGALKGKVFITNYRLYFKSTDADPAVTLDVPLGAIGRVEKMGGASSRGENSYGLDITCKDMRNLRFALKQEGHSRRDIFDILFKYAFPLSHGLLLFAYLSQEKFEENGWSVYKPMEEFRRQGLPNDKWRVTFINANYELCDTYPTILVVPFKATEEDLRKVCTFRSRGRIPVLSWIHRENQAVICRCSQPLVGMSGKRNKDDERYLDLIREANGTAKLTIYDARPSVNAVANKATGGGYEGDDAYQNAELVFLDIHNIHVMRESLKKLKDIVYPNVEESHWLSSLESTHWLEHIKLVISGAIQVADKISGGNSVVVHCSDGWDRTAQLTSLAMLMLDSHYRTLRGFQVLLEKEWISFGHKFANRIGHGDKNHADQDRSPIFVQFIDCVWQMTKQFPTAFEFNERLLVTILDHLFSCRFGTFLFNCERARDTNELRSKTVSLWSLVNSDLSFYQNPFYTPESNRVLYPVASMRHLELWVTYYIRWNPRIRQQQSPVEQRYIELLALRDEYLKKLEELQLSDSSPNSSHLSNSSTPNAASPTQHITHLHTPF
- the LOC110531442 gene encoding myotubularin isoform X3; the encoded protein is MEPLADCSLLPGEERIIDKDIIYICPFSGALKGKVFITNYRLYFKSTDADPAVTLDVPLGAIGRVEKMGGASSRGENSYGLDITCKDMRNLRFALKQEGHSRRDIFDILFKYAFPLSHGLLLFAYLSQEKFEENGWSVYKPMEEFRRQGLPNDKWRVTFINANYELCDTYPTILVVPFKATEEDLRKVCTFRSRGRIPVLSWIHRENQAVICRCSQPLVGMSGKRNKDDERYLDLIREANGTAKLTIYDARPSVNAVANKATGGGYEGDDAYQNAELVFLDIHNIHVMRESLKKLKDIVYPNVEESHWLSSLESTHWLEHIKLVISGAIQVADKISGGNSVVVHCSDGWDRTAQLTSLAMLMLDSHYRTLRGFQVLLEKEWISFGHKFANRIGHGDKNHADQDRSPIFVQFIDCVWQMTKQFPTAFEFNERLLVTILDHLFSCRFGTFLFNCERARDTNELRSKTVSLWSLVNSDLSFYQNPFYTPESNRVLYPVASMRHLELWVTYYIRWNPRIRQQQQSPVEQRYIELLALRDEYLKKLEELQLSDSSPNSSHLSNSSTPNAASPTQHITHLHTPF